From the genome of Papaver somniferum cultivar HN1 chromosome 2, ASM357369v1, whole genome shotgun sequence, one region includes:
- the LOC113351629 gene encoding uncharacterized protein LOC113351629: protein MNIIVVTNLTYVRVTRNVTLSGVLTRKVNLVAGGFMRLSLPILKVCFSARRLTESMHVILASYDPAKVRMTKSFLKDILIDEFRASYKKKTAADVKDLLHLEYGIDLSYSQAYHGLQFTKESLWGDDIKSYSDFVWYKDSIECYNPGSIVNFEYVGETKQFQRFFVAFEASIISFNNYCRPMLFIDCTFLTGKFKGGLMVACGTTGNQEIYPVDFGIVPCENCESWEWFLTNLKGIIREDRPLTIISDHGAGILKRAPIIFPKDYYSYCLYHMKDGKDSIRELGSSCFSRKRFGENTSNIAESFNSVIKHDKRLPALELVDCIRAKVMEKNYKRLVESSKWNSILTPRMQARLKKRVTDCRFYKFRRSSDKVFEIISPNGKHMVDLDARTCTCNWWQKHSFPCTHSMKAMLQIGPDKPYKHISPYYTTEYYGGLYARPIYPILDHERPPKINEKGYVLPPCDAPNTKPA from the exons ATGAATATCATAGTGGTTACAAACTTGACGTACGTAAGAGTGACAAGAAACGTTACACTTTCCGGTGTATTAACAAGGAAAGTCAATCTTGTAGCTGGAGGTTTCATGCGTCTCTCGTTGCCAATACTAAAGGTGTGTTTCAGTGCAAGACGTTTAACGGAGAGCATGCATGTGATTTTAGCTTCTTATGATCCAGCAAAGGTCAGGATGACGAAGTCTTTTCTGAAGGATATCTTAATTGATGAATTTCGAGCATCATATAAGAAGAAGACTGCAGCTGATGTTAAAGATCTCCTCCATCTGGAGTATGGTATTGATCTCTCGTATAGTCAGGCATACCATGGTTTACAGTTCACTAAAGAGTCTCTTTGGGGTGATGACATCAAGTCCTATTCAGACTTTGTTTGGTATAAAGACTCAATTGAATGTTATAATCCTGGAAGCATCGTCAACTTTGAGTATGTTGGTGAAACGAAGCAGTTCCAGAGGTTTTTTGTTGCTTTCGAAGCTTCCATTATTAGTTTCAATAATTACTGTCGTCCGATGTTATTTATTGATTGCACTTTTCTCACTGGGAAGTTTAAGGGAGGTCTTATGGTTGCTTGCGGGACAACTGGTAACCAAG aGATCTATCCAGTTGATTTTGGTATTGTACCTTGCGAAAATTGTGAGAGTTGGGAATGGTTCTTAACCAATCTGAAGGGTATTATTAGGGAAGACCGTCCACTGACCATCATATCAGACCATGGAGCTGGCATTTTGAAGCGTGCCCCTATTATCTTCCCAAAGGATTACTATTCTTACTGTTTGTACCACATGAAAG ATGGTAAAGATTCCATTCGAGAACTGGGCAGCTCATGCTTTTCAAGGAAAAGGTTTGGTGAGAACACATCGAATATTGCGGAGAGTTTTAATAGTGTTATCAAGCATGATAAGCGGCTACCAGCACTAGAGCTTGTGGATTGTATTCGTGCTAAGGTAATGGAGAAGAACTACAAGAGGTTGGTGGAGTCTAGTAAGTGGAATTCCATACTTACTCCCCGGATGCAAGCTAGGCTCAAAAAGAGGGTGACCGACTGCCGTTTCTACAAGTTTAGAAGATCAAGTGATAAAGTCTTTGAAATAATTTCTCCTAATGGAAAGCACATGGTCGATTTGGATGCTAGAACTTGCACTTGCAATTGGTGGCAGAAGCATAGTTTCCCTTGCACCCATTCGATGAAAGCTATGTTGCAGATTGGGCCAGACAAACCTTACAAGCACATCAGTCCGTATTATACCACTGAGTACTATGGAGGTTTGTATGCTCGTCCTATCTATCCCATTCTCGACCATGAGAGGCCTCCTAAAATTAATGAAAAAGGTTATGTCTTGCCTCCCTGTgacgccccaaatactaaacctgcttag